A genomic region of Nerophis lumbriciformis linkage group LG28, RoL_Nlum_v2.1, whole genome shotgun sequence contains the following coding sequences:
- the LOC133570702 gene encoding uncharacterized protein: MTTEADGDHCGGSQADKILAPLSDSEDTTSHSPDTDDEHSKDDATCHTDNTHFTCSHCHKTFKYHSSLKRHMRTHTGEKTFSCSFCGKDFTHRHDLKIHMRIHTGEKPFSCSECGKSFVTNQSLKAHMGTHTGEKPFSCSICGKGLTHRQHLKIHMRIHTGKKPFSCSKCSKSFVTNQSLKAHMGTHTGEKPFSCSICSKGLTHRQHLKVHMRIHTGEKPFSCSECGKSFIINQSLKAHMRTHTGEKPFSCSICGKDFTHRPHLKVHMRTHTGEKPFSCSICHKDFTQREHFKTHMKTHTGEKPFSCSICCKDFTRRDYFKTHMSTHTGEKPYTCSVCCKSFAQSPHLKRHMSTHTGEKPHTCSVCGKSFVQSPHLKRHMRTHTGEKVLSCSVCGERLSSKYQCKKHKCAGENSSSK, from the coding sequence atgacaacagaagctgatggagaccactgtggaggatcacaagcagacaagatcttagctccactatcagatagtgaggacacaacgtcacactctcctgacactgatgatgaacactctaaagatgatgcaacatgtcacactgacaacactcacttcacatgttctcactgtcacaaaacttttaaataccatagttctctgaaaagacacatgagaacacacactggtgaaaaaacgTTTTCATGTTCattctgcggtaaagattttactcataggcacgatttgaaaatacacatgagaatacacactggagaaaaacctttttcctgctcagaatgtggtaaaagttttgtaacaaatcaaagtttaaaagcacacatgggaacacacactggagaaaaacctttttcatgttcaatctgcggtaaaggtttaactcataggcaacatttaaaaatacacatgagaatacacactggaaaaaaacctttttcctgctcaaaatgtagtaaaagttttgtaacaaatcaaagtttaaaagcacacatgggaacacacactggagaaaaacctttttcatgttcaatctgtagtaaaggtttaACTCATAGGcaacatttgaaagtacacatgagaatacacactggagaaaaacctttttcctgctcagaatgtggtaaaagttttataataaatcaaagtttaaaagcacacatgagaacacacactggagaaaaacctttttcatgttcaatctgtggtaaagatttTACACATAGGccacatttgaaagtacacatgagaacacacactggagaaaaacctttttcatgttcaatctgccataaagattttactcaaagggagcatttcaaaacacacatgaaaacacacactggagaaaaacctttttcatgttcaatctgctgTAAAGATTTTACTCGCAGGGACTATTTCAAAACACACATGagtacacacactggagaaaaaccttatacatgttcagtatgttgtaaaagttTTGCACAAAGTCcgcatttgaaaagacacatgagtacacacactggagaaaaacctcatACATGTTCagtatgtggtaaaagttttgtacaAAGTCcgcatttgaaaagacacatgagaacacacactggtgagaaagtgttgagttgcagtgtgtgtggtgaaagattgtcttctaagtaccagtgtaagaaacacaagtgtgctggtgagaacagcagcagcaaatga